In a genomic window of Aggregatimonas sangjinii:
- a CDS encoding rhodanese-like domain-containing protein, protein MKQMTLYLTLLFIAGNSVNAQKTNSPEVDYNGFLDITQELVEYRESRLIDIESFNSYSQESNTIILDTRSKKAFDEIHLKGAIHLNFSDFTKVSLERVISDKNTRILIYCNNNFDSPLEALMSKSRPLALNIPTFINLYGYGYKNIYELDAYLDQEDSQIQFAGTEVINN, encoded by the coding sequence ATGAAACAAATGACGCTATACCTAACTCTTCTATTTATTGCCGGAAATTCGGTAAATGCCCAAAAGACGAATTCGCCCGAAGTAGATTACAATGGCTTTCTCGATATCACTCAAGAGCTGGTGGAGTATCGGGAATCTAGACTGATCGATATCGAATCCTTTAATAGTTATAGTCAGGAATCCAATACTATTATACTGGATACACGCTCAAAAAAGGCTTTTGATGAAATACACCTCAAGGGTGCAATTCACCTAAATTTTTCAGATTTCACTAAGGTTTCTTTGGAACGGGTTATCAGTGATAAGAATACCAGAATACTTATTTACTGTAACAATAATTTCGATAGTCCGTTGGAAGCGCTAATGAGTAAAAGTCGACCCCTTGCCCTCAACATCCCCACATTCATAAATCTGTACGGTTACGGGTATAAGAACATTTATGAGCTAGACGCTTATTTAGACCAAGAAGATTCGCAGATACAATTCGCAGGAACGGAAGTCATTAACAACTAG
- a CDS encoding DUF4349 domain-containing protein: protein MKLYIKKNIKKTIVWLLGLFVLMFAFRLIYGYQTVTEVAPTDVFLQLESGMEMNARKNYASMKYKVGVAQSPIGVDQKYEKIADIRTYSTQFDAEETAIRKEVENYKGLIQFENKSGNEGYRKLDLIIGVPPQHFDFIYGNLIKIGQVQAKQITKTDKTNEYKELNAKKTSLEKIRQSLIGLKEKGGKIEEFMQLENRILEIEQQLQELGVSLGNFDDENEFCTVKVALSEGKELHIGLLQRIKVALEWTIKYYLLAMLAFSFMAFFAYLALLSIEKIKSNN, encoded by the coding sequence ATGAAACTATATATCAAGAAAAATATTAAAAAAACTATCGTATGGCTTTTAGGGCTATTCGTGCTAATGTTTGCCTTCCGGTTGATTTACGGTTATCAAACCGTTACCGAAGTTGCCCCGACGGACGTGTTTCTGCAACTCGAATCGGGAATGGAGATGAACGCACGTAAAAACTACGCAAGCATGAAGTATAAGGTCGGAGTCGCGCAATCGCCCATAGGAGTGGACCAGAAATATGAAAAAATAGCCGATATCAGAACATACTCAACCCAATTTGATGCCGAGGAAACGGCTATTAGAAAAGAGGTTGAAAATTATAAAGGGCTTATTCAGTTCGAGAATAAAAGCGGAAACGAAGGCTACAGAAAGTTGGATTTGATCATCGGAGTGCCTCCGCAACATTTTGATTTCATTTATGGGAACCTTATTAAAATTGGCCAGGTTCAAGCCAAGCAAATCACCAAAACCGACAAGACGAACGAATACAAGGAGCTGAACGCTAAAAAGACCTCTTTGGAAAAAATCAGGCAATCGTTGATCGGCTTAAAGGAAAAAGGGGGCAAAATCGAAGAGTTTATGCAGCTTGAAAATCGCATCTTGGAAATCGAGCAGCAACTTCAGGAGCTCGGGGTCAGCTTGGGCAACTTTGACGACGAAAATGAATTTTGCACGGTTAAGGTAGCCCTATCAGAAGGTAAAGAACTTCACATCGGGCTACTTCAACGCATAAAAGTAGCTCTGGAATGGACCATAAAATACTATCTCTTGGCCATGTTGGCGTTTTCATTTATGGCGTTTTTCGCCTATTTGGCACTACTATCCATCGAAAAAATTAAATCCAATAATTAA
- a CDS encoding vWA domain-containing protein produces MKNLKNLIGMGLMTLAFTTTYGCETKIKKETKTLIAHAVTADDSEPKNNTVKIALLLDTSNSMDGLINQAKAQLWDIVNKFTHAKCGNEERPALQIALYQYGNDNLSSREGYVQQVLGFSDDLDEISEKLFSLTTNGGEEFCGEVIQTSLKQLDWGKNEDHLKMIFIAGNEPFDQGKLNYQDAVTNAKEKDVVVNTIFCGNYEQGINTYWKNGARLTGGEYIAIDHNREIVHIDTPYDEIIIKLNSKLNKTYISYGALGASKMESQRIQDSNAMEMEEAVAVKRAVSKSSTLYKNSKWDLVDAVEDEMVEVSDIPKEDLPSELRGKSNTEIENYIDTKKAERKRIQKEIQEANKKREAYIAKNQKEGSTGELENAMLNAIKKQAEKKNYTWD; encoded by the coding sequence ATGAAAAATTTAAAAAATCTTATCGGAATGGGCTTGATGACCCTTGCTTTTACAACGACCTACGGCTGTGAAACAAAAATCAAAAAAGAGACCAAAACCTTAATCGCCCATGCCGTAACCGCTGACGACAGCGAGCCAAAGAACAATACGGTCAAAATCGCTTTATTATTGGATACCAGTAACAGTATGGATGGGCTGATCAATCAAGCCAAAGCCCAGCTTTGGGATATCGTAAACAAATTCACCCATGCCAAATGCGGCAATGAAGAGCGACCGGCATTACAGATTGCCCTTTATCAATATGGCAACGATAATCTTTCCTCAAGGGAAGGTTATGTACAACAGGTCTTGGGATTCAGTGATGACTTGGACGAGATTTCGGAAAAACTCTTTTCATTGACCACCAATGGCGGTGAAGAATTCTGTGGGGAGGTCATTCAAACCTCATTGAAACAATTGGATTGGGGCAAGAACGAAGATCATCTCAAAATGATATTCATTGCCGGAAACGAGCCTTTTGACCAAGGCAAACTGAATTATCAGGATGCAGTGACCAATGCCAAGGAAAAAGACGTGGTAGTGAATACCATATTCTGTGGTAACTACGAACAGGGTATCAACACCTACTGGAAGAACGGAGCGCGTCTTACCGGTGGGGAATACATAGCGATAGACCATAACCGGGAAATCGTTCATATAGATACGCCGTACGACGAAATTATCATCAAGCTCAATTCAAAATTGAACAAAACCTATATCTCCTACGGTGCTTTGGGAGCCTCGAAAATGGAATCACAGCGAATACAGGATTCCAATGCCATGGAAATGGAGGAAGCCGTGGCGGTAAAGCGGGCCGTGAGCAAAAGCTCTACACTCTACAAAAATTCGAAATGGGATTTGGTAGATGCCGTCGAAGATGAGATGGTCGAGGTTTCGGATATCCCCAAAGAAGATCTCCCCTCTGAATTAAGAGGAAAATCCAACACCGAAATAGAAAACTATATCGATACAAAAAAGGCGGAACGCAAAAGAATTCAAAAAGAGATCCAAGAAGCCAATAAAAAGCGTGAGGCCTATATCGCCAAGAACCAAAAAGAAGGTAGCACTGGGGAATTGGAAAATGCCATGCTCAACGCTATAAAAAAACAAGCGGAGAAAAAGAACTACACTTGGGATTAA
- a CDS encoding type IX secretion system membrane protein PorP/SprF: protein MIQRLLIVLSIFTFSHLSFSQEGIPVYFDYLADNYYLVYPSMAGIGEGAKIRVTARKQWFDVQDAPNLQTANFHMRAGDSNSGFGIQVFNDANGYHSQSGVKVTYAHHLKLGGDDRYLNQLSFGLSPTYLQSRLDESEFVSPGGVPDGAVGNGTINAGYYNVDFGMSYNKMEFYSHFAITNLLTGSERNLYRVNRNNPDNVPAIDNLRRYLVSAGYIFGRNVWQYEPSLLFQLTEWTKEKTIDINMKAYRDVSFGRIWGGISYRRSFDGAQFIDGDNFGEQKLQLFTPIIGANIKNFLVSYNYSYQSGSAIIDNGGFHQITLGYDFGQSERKYDCYCPAAQ from the coding sequence ATGATACAGCGCCTTTTAATCGTCTTATCAATTTTTACCTTTAGCCACCTCTCCTTTTCCCAAGAGGGTATTCCTGTATATTTCGACTATTTGGCCGATAACTATTATTTGGTTTATCCGTCGATGGCCGGAATCGGCGAAGGGGCCAAAATTAGGGTTACGGCAAGAAAGCAATGGTTTGATGTGCAGGATGCACCGAACTTGCAGACCGCCAATTTTCACATGAGAGCGGGTGACAGCAATAGCGGTTTTGGTATTCAGGTTTTTAATGATGCGAATGGCTATCATTCCCAATCGGGTGTGAAAGTAACCTATGCCCACCACCTTAAATTAGGAGGCGATGATAGGTATTTGAACCAGCTCTCTTTTGGGCTGAGTCCAACCTATTTACAGAGCAGACTGGACGAGAGCGAATTTGTTTCTCCTGGGGGCGTTCCCGATGGCGCTGTTGGTAATGGTACTATCAATGCAGGTTACTACAATGTTGATTTTGGTATGTCGTATAACAAAATGGAGTTCTATTCCCATTTCGCAATTACGAATCTCCTAACGGGTTCTGAACGCAACTTGTATCGCGTGAACCGAAACAACCCTGATAATGTACCGGCTATCGACAATCTAAGAAGGTACTTGGTTTCCGCTGGTTATATTTTCGGGCGAAATGTGTGGCAATACGAACCCTCGTTGTTATTTCAACTGACCGAGTGGACCAAGGAGAAAACCATAGATATCAATATGAAGGCGTATCGCGATGTATCGTTCGGAAGAATTTGGGGCGGTATCTCGTATCGAAGAAGTTTTGACGGCGCCCAATTTATCGATGGCGATAATTTCGGAGAGCAAAAACTACAGCTTTTTACGCCTATTATCGGCGCGAACATAAAGAACTTTTTGGTGTCCTACAACTATTCTTATCAGTCGGGTTCGGCCATTATAGATAATGGCGGTTTTCACCAAATTACACTGGGGTATGATTTTGGCCAGTCGGAACGCAAATACGACTGCTATTGCCCTGCTGCACAGTAA
- a CDS encoding NifU family protein yields the protein MKEFSITVIETNNPAILKFEANHFLVQHQNFEFKNIDEAKNSPLAQQLFYLPFVKTVYISSNFIAIERYDIVDWKDVKDEVAQQLVEYLNTDAPIVIQEDATAKVAVSVYAEVTPNPAVMKFVASRKIVPATLEYKNIDEAKDSELAKELFHFPFVKEVFMDENYVSVTKFDVAEWDDITLPLREHIRDFIAAGKEVASTRSIVQKSKEAPAQKLQDEHLDDTSKQIIDILEEYVKPAVASDGGNILFQSYTEDTKTVNVILQGACSGCPSSTFTLKNGIETMLKNMMGDKVNEVVALNG from the coding sequence ATGAAAGAGTTTTCCATTACAGTTATCGAAACCAACAATCCGGCGATTTTGAAATTTGAGGCGAATCATTTTCTTGTGCAGCATCAAAACTTCGAATTCAAAAATATAGACGAAGCCAAGAATTCCCCTTTGGCGCAGCAATTGTTCTATCTGCCCTTTGTGAAAACCGTATATATCTCCAGCAATTTTATCGCCATCGAGCGCTATGATATTGTCGATTGGAAGGATGTAAAAGACGAAGTGGCCCAACAGCTGGTAGAATATCTTAACACCGACGCCCCAATCGTAATCCAGGAAGATGCGACTGCAAAGGTAGCGGTAAGCGTATATGCCGAGGTGACACCCAATCCCGCGGTAATGAAATTCGTTGCGAGTCGGAAAATCGTACCCGCCACGCTAGAATACAAGAATATTGATGAAGCCAAAGACTCCGAATTGGCCAAGGAACTCTTCCATTTCCCCTTTGTAAAAGAGGTTTTTATGGACGAGAATTACGTATCGGTCACCAAATTCGATGTGGCCGAATGGGACGACATCACGCTCCCGTTGCGTGAACATATCCGCGATTTTATAGCTGCGGGAAAAGAAGTCGCTTCGACACGCAGTATCGTTCAAAAATCCAAAGAAGCCCCAGCCCAAAAATTGCAGGACGAACATCTTGACGATACGTCAAAACAAATTATAGACATCCTAGAGGAATATGTAAAACCGGCCGTTGCCAGTGATGGTGGTAACATTCTATTTCAATCCTATACCGAAGATACCAAGACTGTAAACGTAATTTTACAAGGCGCCTGTAGCGGATGCCCTTCTTCAACATTCACGCTCAAAAACGGCATCGAAACAATGCTCAAGAACATGATGGGCGACAAAGTCAATGAAGTGGTAGCACTCAATGGGTAA
- a CDS encoding dodecin family protein, which yields MAVLKVIEILANSDKSWEDATKKAVSHASKSVKNIRSVYIKEQSAGVKDGEVTEFRVNVKITFEVK from the coding sequence ATGGCAGTTTTAAAAGTTATCGAAATTTTAGCGAATTCTGACAAAAGTTGGGAAGACGCTACTAAAAAAGCAGTATCGCATGCATCAAAGTCGGTCAAAAATATCCGTTCCGTATATATCAAAGAACAGAGTGCCGGTGTTAAAGATGGCGAAGTAACCGAATTCAGGGTGAACGTTAAAATTACCTTCGAAGTTAAATAA
- a CDS encoding thioredoxin domain-containing protein produces the protein MSHTFTNDLIHETSPYLLQHAHNPVNWEAWQPEVLQRAKKENKLLLISIGYAACHWCHVMEHECFEDEAVAQVMNTHFINIKIDREERPDIDHIYMDALQLMTGSGGWPLNIVALPDGRPFWGATYVQKDNWTKVLEQLSKTYQEEPIKVREYAENLANGIKQVNLIPAKPDNTILTTKQLEKVIADWSKYFDTFLGGYKRAPKFMMPVNLNFLLHYSTATNDESVLEYVNTTLTRMAWGGIFDHVAGGFSRYSVDTKWHVPHFEKMLYDNGQLVSLYSQAYAATGNELYKETAERTIDFVQNELMNENNGFYSSLDADSLTPEGKLEEGAYYVWKEEALKKLLGTDFPVFKDYFNINAYGHWEHGNYVLIRDASLNALAMKHDLKPEELQKIINRNLALLATEREKRERPRLDDKILTSWNGLMLKGLTDAYRYFRDKKYVELAIKNALFIEKNMLREDGFLFHNHKNGKSSINGYLEDYAAVIDAYIGLYEVCADAKWLHLAKKLTDYCLENFLDKASGLFFFTSKRDDFIIRRTLETTDNVVPASNSIMAKNLFKLSRFYFEKGYEEQAREMLRHMQENLTENGQNHANWLQLNLLLTQEFYEVAVVGDAYAGKLSDLQKTYLPNVIMAGAGEDSKIPLLSNRFINDRTLLYVCQHGSCKLPVSETSEALDSVSISTGH, from the coding sequence ATGTCCCATACATTCACGAACGACCTCATTCATGAAACCAGCCCTTATCTTTTACAACATGCCCACAATCCCGTTAATTGGGAAGCTTGGCAGCCAGAAGTACTGCAACGTGCAAAAAAGGAAAACAAGCTACTATTGATCAGCATCGGTTATGCGGCCTGCCACTGGTGCCACGTGATGGAACATGAATGTTTTGAGGACGAAGCCGTCGCCCAGGTCATGAACACCCATTTCATTAATATTAAAATCGATCGGGAAGAACGCCCGGATATTGACCATATTTATATGGATGCGCTTCAACTCATGACCGGAAGTGGAGGCTGGCCCCTGAATATTGTCGCACTCCCCGATGGCAGACCCTTTTGGGGTGCAACCTATGTGCAAAAAGACAATTGGACAAAGGTTTTGGAACAACTCTCTAAGACCTATCAGGAAGAGCCTATTAAGGTTAGGGAATATGCCGAGAATTTGGCCAACGGCATCAAACAGGTCAATTTGATTCCCGCTAAGCCGGACAATACAATCTTGACCACCAAGCAACTCGAAAAAGTCATTGCAGATTGGTCGAAATACTTCGATACCTTTTTAGGAGGTTATAAACGCGCACCCAAGTTTATGATGCCCGTAAACCTGAATTTTCTCTTGCACTATAGTACCGCTACAAATGATGAAAGCGTCCTGGAGTACGTAAACACTACTCTTACCCGGATGGCTTGGGGCGGAATTTTCGATCATGTCGCAGGTGGTTTTTCTCGTTATTCGGTCGACACCAAATGGCATGTACCCCATTTCGAAAAAATGTTATATGATAATGGGCAGCTCGTAAGCCTGTATTCCCAAGCCTATGCCGCTACTGGAAATGAACTGTACAAAGAGACCGCCGAGCGCACAATCGATTTCGTTCAAAATGAATTGATGAACGAGAACAATGGTTTCTATTCTTCCCTCGATGCCGATAGTCTGACACCTGAAGGAAAATTGGAAGAAGGTGCCTATTATGTATGGAAGGAAGAAGCATTGAAAAAACTTTTAGGGACTGATTTTCCTGTATTCAAAGACTATTTCAACATTAACGCGTATGGGCATTGGGAACATGGCAATTACGTTTTAATTAGGGATGCATCCCTAAATGCTCTCGCCATGAAACATGACCTAAAGCCAGAAGAATTGCAAAAAATCATCAATCGTAATCTTGCGCTTCTGGCCACCGAGCGAGAGAAACGGGAACGCCCGAGACTGGACGACAAAATACTGACCTCTTGGAATGGGTTGATGCTCAAAGGCCTTACCGATGCCTATCGCTATTTTAGAGATAAGAAGTACGTAGAGCTTGCCATAAAAAATGCTTTATTTATCGAAAAGAATATGCTTCGGGAAGATGGCTTCTTGTTCCATAATCACAAGAATGGAAAAAGCTCAATCAACGGGTATCTTGAGGATTACGCCGCTGTAATAGATGCCTACATTGGTTTATATGAGGTCTGTGCCGATGCAAAATGGCTTCACCTCGCCAAGAAGTTGACCGATTATTGTCTTGAAAACTTTTTGGATAAAGCGAGTGGGCTCTTCTTTTTCACTTCAAAGAGAGACGATTTCATCATCCGAAGAACTTTAGAAACTACTGATAATGTAGTGCCCGCGTCGAACTCGATAATGGCAAAGAACCTGTTTAAACTATCCCGATTCTACTTTGAAAAAGGCTATGAAGAGCAAGCAAGGGAAATGCTAAGGCACATGCAAGAAAACCTGACCGAAAATGGGCAAAACCATGCCAACTGGTTGCAGTTGAATTTGTTACTGACCCAAGAGTTTTATGAAGTGGCCGTTGTTGGGGACGCATATGCCGGAAAACTTTCGGACTTACAGAAAACTTACTTGCCCAACGTGATTATGGCCGGTGCCGGCGAGGATAGCAAAATACCCCTTTTATCCAATCGGTTCATAAACGACCGAACGCTGCTTTATGTCTGCCAACATGGTTCGTGCAAGTTGCCAGTTTCCGAAACATCCGAGGCTTTGGACTCCGTATCGATATCGACTGGGCATTAA
- a CDS encoding mechanosensitive ion channel family protein: MDKLTNYEVHVENAIKWFWDALPSLLMALAILFIGIYVVRFINRMVKKFFAKKDYDPALETFLQSFISIALKLILFVLVITQLGVQSSSLVAIVGAAGLAIGLALQGSLSNFAGGVLILVFKPFKVGDFISAQGLDGTVREITIFYTKLTTFGNQVAIIPNGKLSNDNVVNYNMMPTRRDNIKVGIGYGSNIKAAKDILLQICADNENILKEPVPEVYVDGLGDSSVNLTLRFWADVTVFWPAHFYVIEETKSRFDAAGIEIPFPQRDVHMKS, from the coding sequence ATGGATAAATTGACCAATTACGAAGTACATGTAGAAAATGCCATTAAATGGTTTTGGGACGCGCTCCCTAGTCTGCTTATGGCCTTGGCCATTCTATTTATCGGTATCTATGTGGTTCGCTTTATCAACCGAATGGTGAAAAAGTTCTTTGCCAAGAAAGACTACGACCCTGCCCTTGAAACGTTTTTGCAAAGTTTTATCAGCATTGCGCTCAAGCTTATACTCTTCGTTCTGGTAATTACACAATTGGGTGTACAATCCTCATCTTTGGTGGCCATTGTCGGTGCGGCAGGTCTTGCCATTGGCTTGGCCTTACAAGGTTCCCTATCCAATTTTGCGGGAGGCGTGCTTATCTTGGTTTTTAAACCTTTTAAGGTAGGAGATTTTATTTCTGCCCAAGGTTTGGATGGCACCGTAAGGGAAATTACCATATTTTACACGAAACTGACCACCTTCGGCAATCAGGTCGCCATCATCCCGAACGGGAAACTATCCAACGACAATGTGGTCAATTACAACATGATGCCCACTCGAAGGGACAATATAAAAGTAGGTATCGGATATGGCTCGAACATCAAGGCCGCAAAAGATATTCTGTTACAAATCTGCGCGGATAATGAAAACATCCTAAAAGAACCCGTTCCTGAAGTGTATGTTGATGGTCTAGGCGACAGCTCGGTAAACCTTACGCTCCGATTCTGGGCGGATGTTACCGTCTTCTGGCCCGCACATTTCTATGTCATCGAGGAGACAAAAAGTCGTTTTGATGCCGCAGGAATCGAGATTCCGTTTCCACAGCGTGATGTTCATATGAAGAGCTAG
- the tsaB gene encoding tRNA (adenosine(37)-N6)-threonylcarbamoyltransferase complex dimerization subunit type 1 TsaB translates to MGLILNLETATTNCSVSVAKDGGLLAIKEHDTPNYSHSEQLHVFIQEVLEQASVSLANLDAIAVSKGPGSYTGLRIGVSAAKGLCFSLDIPLISVPTLQSMAFQAREAEVDFIIPLLDARRMEVYSCVFDGELKEVRPTKAEIIDAHSFQEFSRNGKVLLLGSGSEKCKEFLSHNTTFDTNVVPSARQMATLSHQKFSKKQFENVAYFEPYYLKDFVVMKKKK, encoded by the coding sequence ATGGGATTGATTCTAAACTTGGAAACGGCGACTACGAATTGTTCGGTAAGTGTGGCCAAAGATGGTGGGTTATTGGCAATTAAGGAGCACGATACGCCCAATTACTCCCACTCCGAACAATTACATGTCTTTATTCAAGAAGTGCTGGAACAGGCTTCCGTATCTTTGGCGAATCTCGATGCGATTGCCGTGAGTAAGGGTCCAGGTTCCTATACCGGGCTTCGAATCGGGGTTTCGGCAGCCAAAGGGCTCTGTTTTTCATTGGATATTCCGCTCATTTCCGTTCCCACCTTACAAAGCATGGCATTTCAAGCAAGGGAAGCCGAGGTGGATTTTATAATCCCGCTATTGGATGCCCGCCGCATGGAAGTATATTCCTGTGTATTCGACGGCGAATTGAAAGAAGTACGGCCAACAAAAGCCGAGATTATCGATGCACATTCGTTTCAGGAATTTTCTAGAAATGGTAAAGTGCTGCTTTTGGGAAGCGGCTCTGAAAAATGTAAGGAGTTTTTATCGCACAACACTACCTTCGATACGAATGTAGTACCTTCCGCTAGGCAAATGGCGACCCTCTCCCATCAGAAATTCAGTAAAAAACAATTCGAAAATGTTGCCTACTTCGAACCTTACTATCTCAAAGATTTCGTAGTGATGAAGAAAAAGAAGTAA
- a CDS encoding TolC family protein produces MNFKLTALLAVFSLGMLSAQQKKWTLEECVAYAVENNLTIEQFEIDLLSTQIDKSDAIGAFLPNLNGSISTSGNTGLSFDPTTQEPVTTTIITGSGGLTSAVTLFDGLRNIHRLNRAKINTIASQYRLDDLKDDIRLQVALAYLQIVSNKESLKVFEAQYAVTEQDLKRTKELVDAGVLPKGDLLQVEATAAGIEQQIVNTENLVLISRINLAQLLQITDYANFDVVDEDFEIPPSDIVNKSAEEIFAEALTFRNDIKFSQSNIDLAVKDLAISKGARYPTLGAFFNYNTRYSDQERFDNVTGMLFRESFQDQLWLNDGISYGLQMNIPVFNGFSVKNNIKRSQLAVERAKLQFEQDKLALETDINQAYVDVKSFSKAYEAAMKTLEARRLAYNYSKERYDVGLLNAFDFSQAQSQVDNAEADVIRTKYNYIFRLKVLEFYFGLPLQLD; encoded by the coding sequence ATGAATTTTAAACTAACGGCTCTGTTGGCGGTATTTTCCTTGGGAATGCTATCGGCACAACAAAAAAAGTGGACGCTCGAAGAATGTGTCGCCTATGCGGTAGAAAATAACCTAACCATTGAACAGTTCGAAATAGACTTGCTTAGTACGCAAATCGATAAATCGGATGCCATAGGTGCTTTTTTACCCAATTTGAACGGCTCTATCAGCACCTCAGGAAACACGGGGCTATCTTTTGACCCGACCACTCAGGAACCGGTAACTACGACGATTATCACCGGATCGGGCGGACTGACATCAGCGGTGACACTGTTCGACGGGCTTAGAAATATTCATCGGTTGAACCGAGCGAAAATTAATACTATCGCCAGTCAGTATCGCCTAGATGACTTGAAGGACGATATCAGACTTCAAGTAGCGCTTGCCTATTTGCAGATCGTATCCAACAAGGAAAGTTTAAAAGTCTTTGAAGCGCAATATGCGGTAACCGAACAGGACCTAAAAAGAACAAAGGAATTGGTAGATGCAGGAGTTTTGCCCAAAGGTGATTTGTTGCAAGTAGAGGCTACTGCCGCGGGCATTGAACAGCAGATTGTAAATACCGAAAACCTTGTGTTGATTTCGCGCATAAACCTAGCGCAATTGTTACAAATAACCGATTACGCCAATTTTGATGTAGTGGATGAAGACTTTGAGATTCCACCTTCCGATATCGTGAACAAGTCGGCAGAGGAAATTTTCGCGGAGGCCTTGACGTTTCGAAACGATATCAAATTTTCGCAATCCAATATCGATTTGGCGGTGAAAGATCTCGCTATTTCCAAAGGAGCCAGATACCCGACTTTAGGTGCTTTTTTCAATTACAACACGCGCTATTCCGATCAAGAACGTTTTGACAATGTTACCGGGATGCTCTTTCGGGAGAGCTTTCAGGACCAACTTTGGTTGAACGATGGGATATCATACGGGCTGCAGATGAACATTCCAGTTTTCAATGGTTTTTCGGTGAAAAACAATATCAAACGATCTCAGCTCGCGGTAGAGCGTGCCAAATTACAGTTCGAACAGGATAAATTGGCTTTGGAGACCGATATAAACCAGGCTTACGTTGATGTTAAGAGTTTTTCCAAAGCATATGAAGCAGCGATGAAAACACTGGAAGCAAGACGGTTGGCGTATAATTATTCAAAAGAAAGGTACGACGTAGGGTTATTGAATGCTTTTGATTTTAGTCAGGCGCAGTCGCAGGTAGATAATGCCGAAGCAGATGTGATTCGCACGAAGTATAACTATATCTTTCGATTAAAAGTATTGGAATTCTATTTTGGTTTGCCGTTGCAGCTCGACTAA